The proteins below come from a single Petrotoga miotherma DSM 10691 genomic window:
- the thpR gene encoding RNA 2',3'-cyclic phosphodiesterase → MTQLKNVNNYNTDKLRSFIAIETNEKLERLLTDLIERFQRMGFKANWTKAKNVHLTLFFLGDQKMEKLAQLAYKVGERVSGFPTFHFNIHKMGFFENNSQPKVLWLGIEEDHTLIGLYEEIKKVLKFSELEVKDTNFLPHITVGRVKSFPNHWKELINSVTFDQIQVYVNSIGIYSSELTRRGPIYKKLYTVDFEGGVIING, encoded by the coding sequence ATGACACAGCTAAAAAATGTAAATAATTACAATACCGATAAATTAAGGTCTTTCATCGCCATCGAAACCAATGAAAAATTAGAGAGATTATTGACTGATTTAATCGAAAGGTTTCAAAGGATGGGATTTAAAGCAAATTGGACAAAAGCAAAAAATGTCCATTTAACCTTGTTTTTCTTAGGGGATCAAAAAATGGAAAAGTTAGCCCAGTTAGCTTATAAAGTTGGTGAAAGAGTATCAGGATTTCCTACTTTTCATTTTAATATCCATAAAATGGGATTCTTTGAAAACAATTCTCAACCAAAGGTGTTATGGTTAGGAATAGAAGAAGATCATACCTTAATTGGTCTGTATGAAGAAATAAAGAAGGTACTAAAATTTTCAGAATTAGAAGTTAAAGATACCAACTTTTTACCTCATATTACCGTAGGAAGAGTTAAATCGTTCCCTAACCATTGGAAAGAACTAATTAATTCTGTAACTTTTGATCAAATCCAAGTATACGTAAATTCTATCGGGATATACTCTTCTGAACTCACAAGGAGAGGCCCAATATATAAAAAACTTTACACTGTTGACTTTGAAGGAGGCGTCATCATTAATGGCTAA